The nucleotide sequence AATAACTCTAAAACAATTTGAACGTAAACTGTTGAAATAATTGTAAGACATTTTAAAATTAGATAACCGAGAACTTTCAAATAATAATTAAACATTAACTACATGATAGCAAGAATCTGGAAAGGAAAAACAAAAATTGAACATCTAGAAGAATACACAGAGTTCATGAAAATTAGAGCAATACCTGATTATAAAAAAACCGATGGATTGACTTTTTGGAAAAATATCGAGGTTATTAAAAGTTTTGTAGGAGATGATTTTGAAAAAGCAAAATACTATCCAGAAGACAACAATTATCTAATTGATTTCCCTGAAAAAGTTACTCATTACGAAGTATTTGCAGAATAAGACCAGCTTACTACAATACAAATCTATAAGTGGCTTTAATTAAAAAGGTATTATGTGGTTTTTGGTTTAAAATTCCTTGTTCTAGTCCATCAGTCAAACCATCACTAGGGTCTACAAGTCCTGTGATGCCTTGAGACCACACAAAATAAAGTTCAGA is from Pontimicrobium sp. SW4 and encodes:
- a CDS encoding antibiotic biosynthesis monooxygenase produces the protein MIARIWKGKTKIEHLEEYTEFMKIRAIPDYKKTDGLTFWKNIEVIKSFVGDDFEKAKYYPEDNNYLIDFPEKVTHYEVFAE